The following proteins come from a genomic window of Polaribacter dokdonensis:
- a CDS encoding T9SS type A sorting domain-containing protein: MKQKNYLKITLFISFILTTSITLAQSVMITTVVDGTLSTGECGAGSGTTNPRFVEFYVDGTINFNGYSMGFSTNGGSFVKKTLDGLGTITDSFIYVIADGDSDTFTSLYPNATFTTFSGTMNGNEALNITDGSDTVLDAFGLPSDVTSSTDFTMTWSYQDSYAKRNDLVAANATFSASDWTFGGNNALDGADCASLSTAVNAQSFALNTTTWTGGTSSDWTNTDNWNNGIPTIGYNVTIPDVATAPIIGTTAQAYANDLTIIEPDGIVISSGGSLIVAGTSSGNLTYNRTITIDPDVTKSWHLVSSPFNGEDMTGMIANNAFLTNGSSEVSFAPYDNSQAVSDDRWAYFGNTASDNLVNGKGYSTKVSSGDVSFTGTINTSNVNITLTQGGVSGNNFNLLGNPFSSTISSSAFISRNSNELVQNEIYVWNESTEQYLTKLSSANFKVSPGQGFFVEANSTNSVVFSKGLQSHETDDFQKTLNTRTEVKLNITDGSLTRFADIYYLESATTGFDNGYDGKLFGGVSHSLAIFSNLVDNSNTEKYQIQSLPNSDYENIVIPIGVISEANKEIAFSTEASNLPSGINVYLEDRIENTFTQLNEANSEYKITPTEKLNGIGRFYLHTKSSSLSTDRVDLNSIRIYKTNATSLRIAGLAQGNSTFKLFNLLGKEVLSTSFSTNGNKDITLPNLASGIYIVQLETESGKLNKKITLE; the protein is encoded by the coding sequence ATGAAACAAAAAAACTATTTGAAAATCACCTTATTTATTTCATTCATTTTAACGACATCTATAACATTAGCTCAAAGTGTTATGATAACAACTGTAGTTGATGGAACTTTAAGTACTGGTGAATGTGGAGCAGGTTCAGGAACAACTAATCCTAGATTTGTAGAATTTTATGTTGATGGAACAATAAACTTCAATGGTTATAGTATGGGTTTCTCTACTAATGGCGGCTCTTTTGTAAAAAAAACACTAGATGGGTTAGGAACGATAACAGATAGTTTTATTTATGTAATTGCTGATGGTGATAGTGATACATTTACTAGTTTATATCCCAATGCAACTTTTACTACATTTTCTGGTACAATGAATGGTAATGAAGCTCTAAATATTACTGATGGATCTGATACTGTTTTAGATGCATTTGGTTTACCTTCAGATGTTACTAGTAGCACTGATTTTACAATGACTTGGTCATATCAAGATAGTTATGCAAAAAGAAATGATTTAGTTGCTGCAAATGCTACATTTAGTGCTAGTGATTGGACTTTTGGTGGTAATAACGCTTTAGATGGAGCAGATTGCGCTTCTTTATCAACAGCTGTAAATGCTCAATCTTTTGCTCTAAACACAACTACATGGACAGGAGGTACAAGTTCTGATTGGACAAATACCGATAACTGGAATAATGGTATACCAACGATTGGTTACAATGTTACAATCCCAGATGTGGCCACAGCACCAATTATTGGGACAACAGCTCAAGCGTATGCTAATGATTTAACTATTATAGAACCAGATGGAATAGTAATAAGTTCTGGTGGTTCATTAATAGTTGCAGGCACATCATCTGGAAATTTAACTTATAATAGAACAATTACTATTGATCCAGATGTTACAAAGTCATGGCATTTAGTATCCAGTCCATTCAATGGTGAAGATATGACAGGCATGATAGCCAATAATGCATTTCTAACCAATGGAAGTAGCGAAGTTAGCTTTGCTCCTTATGATAATTCTCAAGCAGTCTCGGATGACAGATGGGCGTATTTTGGTAATACAGCTAGTGATAATTTGGTAAATGGAAAGGGATACTCTACTAAAGTCTCTAGTGGAGATGTTTCTTTTACAGGAACAATAAATACTAGTAATGTGAATATTACACTGACTCAAGGAGGTGTATCTGGGAATAATTTTAATCTATTAGGAAATCCATTTTCATCAACAATTAGTAGTAGTGCTTTTATATCTAGGAATAGCAACGAATTAGTACAAAATGAAATTTATGTTTGGAATGAATCAACAGAGCAGTACCTAACAAAACTATCATCTGCAAACTTTAAAGTTTCTCCAGGACAAGGTTTCTTTGTAGAGGCAAACTCAACTAACAGTGTAGTATTTTCAAAAGGGTTACAGTCACATGAAACTGATGATTTTCAAAAAACCTTAAATACTAGGACAGAAGTTAAATTAAATATTACTGATGGTTCTTTAACTAGATTTGCAGATATATATTATTTAGAAAGTGCTACTACTGGATTTGATAATGGTTATGATGGAAAGTTATTTGGAGGTGTTTCTCATAGTTTAGCAATATTTTCTAATTTAGTTGATAATAGTAATACAGAAAAATACCAAATACAATCTTTACCAAACTCAGATTACGAGAATATTGTAATCCCTATTGGAGTTATTTCTGAAGCTAATAAAGAAATTGCTTTTTCTACTGAAGCTTCTAATTTACCTTCTGGTATAAACGTGTATTTAGAAGATAGGATTGAAAATACGTTTACTCAATTAAATGAGGCTAACTCAGAATACAAGATAACACCAACTGAAAAATTAAATGGTATAGGCCGTTTTTATTTACATACCAAATCTAGTTCACTTAGTACTGATAGAGTAGATTTAAATTCAATTCGTATTTATAAAACAAATGCTACCAGTTTAAGAATTGCAGGTTTAGCTCAAGGTAATTCAACGTTTAAGTTATTTAACTTATTAGGTAAAGAAGTATTAAGCACATCTTTTTCTACTAATGGAAATAAAGACATAACCCTACCCAATTTAGCTAGTGGAATCTATATTGTTCAGCTAGAAACTGAATCTGGAAAATTGAATAAAAAAATCACTTTAGAATAA
- a CDS encoding TrkH family potassium uptake protein produces MRNLNLKIIYRFLGITSMLNGGFMFIAFPFSFFSGEKEGWGILNAGIITFFIGLLLFFFNKPDHKNIQKKEGYLIVTFGWLILSITGMLPYLLSGAIPSVSNAFFETISGYSTTGSSILTNIESMPKGILFWRSATHWIGGMGIIVLTIAILPLLGIGGMQLFMAEAPGPSADKLHPRITETAKRLYLIYVVLTFAEFFLLKAAGMTWFDAINHAMATVSTGGFSTKTDSIAFYNGSPIIQYIIIFFMFIAGTNFVLTYFALKGKVKKVYESEEFRYYFFGILSISILISVIIIFFKDETMVTTLAHPEVFGKTESAIRHSLFMVTSVVTTTGFVSADFTMWNFFATGIFFALFFTGGSAGSTSGGVKVVRHIVMLKNSFLEFKKALHPNAIIPVRYDGKSVNQTIVFNIISFFIIYMLIFIMASVTLTLLGLDFLSALGAAASSLGNIGPAIGSVSPVDNFAHLTAPAKWFCSFLMLIGRLELFTVLILFTPFFWRKN; encoded by the coding sequence ATGAGAAACTTAAACCTTAAGATCATATACCGTTTTTTAGGCATCACTTCTATGTTAAATGGAGGTTTTATGTTTATCGCTTTTCCTTTTAGTTTTTTTTCTGGAGAAAAAGAAGGTTGGGGAATTCTTAATGCTGGTATTATCACTTTTTTTATTGGTTTATTATTGTTCTTTTTCAATAAACCCGATCATAAAAATATTCAGAAAAAAGAAGGATATTTAATTGTGACTTTTGGTTGGTTAATTTTGTCGATAACAGGAATGTTGCCTTATTTATTGTCTGGTGCCATACCTAGTGTTTCCAACGCTTTTTTCGAAACCATCTCTGGTTATTCCACAACTGGGTCTTCTATTCTAACCAATATAGAGTCTATGCCTAAAGGAATTCTCTTTTGGAGAAGTGCCACACATTGGATTGGAGGAATGGGAATTATCGTTTTAACCATAGCCATTTTACCGCTTTTAGGTATTGGAGGTATGCAGCTTTTTATGGCTGAAGCTCCTGGCCCATCTGCAGATAAATTACATCCAAGAATTACAGAGACTGCAAAACGTTTATATCTTATTTATGTAGTATTAACCTTTGCTGAGTTCTTTTTATTAAAAGCGGCTGGAATGACTTGGTTTGATGCCATAAACCATGCAATGGCTACTGTAAGTACAGGTGGTTTTTCTACCAAAACAGATAGTATTGCTTTTTATAATGGATCGCCTATTATTCAGTATATCATCATCTTTTTCATGTTTATAGCAGGTACAAACTTTGTACTTACCTACTTTGCTTTAAAAGGAAAAGTGAAAAAAGTGTATGAAAGTGAAGAGTTTAGATATTACTTTTTTGGAATACTTAGTATCTCTATTTTGATATCAGTAATCATTATTTTCTTTAAAGATGAAACTATGGTTACTACACTTGCACATCCAGAGGTATTTGGTAAAACAGAAAGTGCTATAAGACATTCGTTATTTATGGTAACTTCTGTAGTAACTACTACTGGTTTTGTGTCTGCAGATTTTACTATGTGGAATTTCTTTGCAACAGGAATTTTCTTTGCCTTATTCTTTACAGGTGGTTCTGCTGGTTCTACAAGTGGTGGTGTAAAAGTAGTAAGGCATATTGTAATGTTGAAGAACAGTTTTTTAGAGTTTAAGAAAGCATTACACCCTAATGCAATTATACCTGTAAGATATGATGGTAAATCTGTAAATCAGACCATTGTATTTAACATTATTTCGTTCTTTATTATCTACATGCTTATTTTTATAATGGCCTCTGTAACCTTAACTTTATTAGGGTTAGACTTTTTATCTGCCTTAGGTGCTGCAGCCTCTTCATTAGGGAATATTGGGCCAGCAATTGGTTCTGTAAGTCCTGTAGATAACTTCGCTCATTTAACTGCACCTGCCAAATGGTTTTGCTCTTTCTTAATGTTAATAGGTAGGCTAGAACTGTTTACAGTACTTATTTTATTTACGCCTTTCTTTTGGAGAAAGAATTAA
- the trkA gene encoding Trk system potassium transporter TrkA translates to MKIIIAGAGDVGFHLAKLLSYESQDTYIIDFDGEKLNYINNHLDVITQKGDATSIKLLKEIGIDSADLLIAVTDSQNTNFTISVIGKSLGAKKTIARIDNPEFLNDCEVDFSKFGLDFMISPQELAANEIKLLLNQSSFNDTVAFESGLFNVMGTELSYKSPLVDLTVKEAKQKFSNVDFITIAIKRENVAQTIIPRGDTTYQIDDQVYFSVPNYSMEDLYPIIGKKQFDIKNVLILGGSSIGEKTARSLCEDNFKVKLIEKNREKAEMLAETLCDTLVINGDGRDLELLEEENIRETDAFIAVTGNSETNIMSCLVAKSKGVKKTIALVENMDYIDISQTIGIQSLINKKLIAASNIFKHIRKGEILELANLHNIDAEVFEFEVRPNAKVTKHPIRDLRFPREAVFGGVIRDGNALMSFGDMQIQSGDKVIVFCLPEAIGTVERFFN, encoded by the coding sequence ATGAAGATTATAATAGCAGGTGCTGGAGATGTAGGTTTTCATTTAGCAAAATTACTTTCTTACGAATCTCAAGACACTTATATCATCGACTTTGATGGCGAAAAATTAAACTACATTAATAATCATTTAGACGTAATTACTCAGAAAGGAGATGCTACTTCTATTAAGTTATTAAAAGAAATTGGTATTGATTCTGCAGACCTTCTTATTGCTGTAACAGATAGCCAAAACACTAATTTTACTATTTCTGTTATTGGTAAATCTTTAGGGGCTAAAAAAACAATTGCAAGAATTGACAATCCTGAGTTTTTAAATGACTGTGAAGTAGATTTTTCTAAGTTTGGTTTAGATTTTATGATATCGCCTCAAGAATTGGCGGCTAATGAAATTAAATTATTACTGAATCAATCTTCATTTAACGATACTGTTGCTTTTGAAAGTGGTTTATTTAATGTGATGGGTACTGAGTTATCTTACAAATCACCTTTAGTAGATTTAACTGTAAAAGAAGCGAAACAGAAGTTTTCTAATGTAGATTTTATAACCATTGCTATTAAACGTGAAAACGTTGCTCAAACTATTATTCCTAGAGGTGACACCACCTATCAAATAGATGATCAAGTGTATTTTTCTGTACCAAATTATAGTATGGAAGATTTATACCCAATTATTGGTAAAAAGCAATTCGATATTAAAAACGTTCTTATTTTAGGAGGTAGTAGTATTGGAGAAAAAACAGCTAGAAGCCTTTGTGAAGATAACTTTAAAGTAAAGTTGATCGAAAAAAATAGAGAGAAAGCAGAAATGCTGGCAGAAACCTTATGTGATACTTTAGTTATCAATGGAGATGGTCGTGATTTAGAATTATTAGAAGAAGAAAATATTAGAGAAACTGACGCGTTTATTGCTGTTACAGGTAATTCAGAGACGAATATTATGTCTTGCCTAGTAGCAAAATCTAAAGGGGTTAAAAAAACCATAGCTCTTGTAGAGAATATGGATTATATAGACATTTCACAAACCATTGGTATTCAGTCACTAATCAATAAAAAACTAATTGCTGCTAGTAATATTTTTAAGCACATTAGAAAAGGTGAAATCCTAGAATTAGCAAACTTACACAATATTGATGCAGAAGTTTTTGAGTTTGAAGTAAGACCAAATGCCAAAGTAACCAAACACCCAATTAGAGACTTGCGTTTTCCAAGAGAAGCTGTTTTTGGAGGAGTTATTAGAGATGGTAATGCTTTAATGTCTTTTGGAGACATGCAAATTCAAAGTGGAGATAAGGTAATCGTATTCTGTTTACCTGAAGCTATAGGAACTGTAGAGCGTTTTTTCAATTAA
- the radC gene encoding RadC family protein: MEKLTIKSWALDDRPREKLLAKGKTALSDAELIAILIGSGNRQESAVALSKRILQTVDGNINELAKLSVEKLSTFKGIGGAKAISIITALELGKRRQLERALEKPKITSSKAVFDLMQPIIGDLEHEEFWVLFLNNSNKVLAKNQISKGGLKATIVDVRLLFKRALELASVGMIVCHNHPSGKLEPSQADKQLTEKIKLAGSTLDIKLLDHLIITEKWYFSFADEGVL, translated from the coding sequence ATGGAAAAACTAACCATAAAAAGTTGGGCTTTAGATGATAGACCTCGTGAAAAACTATTAGCTAAAGGCAAAACAGCTTTATCTGATGCAGAACTCATTGCTATTTTAATTGGTTCTGGAAATAGGCAAGAAAGTGCAGTTGCCTTATCTAAACGAATTTTACAAACGGTTGATGGTAACATAAACGAACTTGCCAAACTCTCTGTAGAAAAGCTCTCTACCTTTAAAGGAATAGGAGGAGCCAAAGCAATTTCGATAATTACAGCTTTAGAATTAGGTAAAAGAAGACAATTAGAAAGGGCACTAGAGAAACCAAAAATTACCAGTAGCAAAGCAGTATTTGATTTAATGCAACCCATTATTGGAGATTTAGAGCATGAAGAGTTTTGGGTACTATTTTTAAACAATTCAAATAAAGTTTTGGCAAAAAACCAAATCAGTAAAGGAGGATTAAAGGCTACAATAGTAGACGTTAGGTTATTGTTTAAAAGGGCTTTAGAATTGGCATCAGTTGGTATGATTGTGTGTCATAATCATCCATCAGGAAAATTAGAACCAAGCCAAGCAGATAAACAACTTACAGAAAAAATAAAATTAGCTGGCTCAACTTTAGATATAAAACTCTTAGATCATCTTATAATTACCGAAAAATGGTATTTTAGCTTTGCAGATGAAGGGGTGCTTTAA
- a CDS encoding polysaccharide deacetylase family protein: MILIYSHKITPRVRYIFKHIVTRTLLIPVSFTSKVEEFVAHNGPKISYTKTPLGNEFFIKSNDLLFEQGVNDLEIIINKWDNVPCFFATNVKSSIPFDIFAASFYLISRYEEYLPHVKDIHGRFTAEQSLAFKKGFLEKPVVDIWAFKFLQVLKENFPDYEYSRRSYNYISTVDIDNAFAYKNKSFVRSVGGFLNDIFRFRILNVISRLAVNLNIKADPYNTFDQFLALKKKYKVKTIFFFLVGDYTTFDTNVSVAKSKYRLLIKEMVDYARVGLHPSYFSMQNSALIKKEKERLEGITNTPLKSSRQHYLRFSLPETYQLLIDLEIEEDYSMGYASNVGFRAGTCTPFYFYDLDFEIQTPLKVFPFALMDTTLNDYMKLTPKQSLGRIRDLRNEVKAVNGTFITLFHNETLSDYLRWKGWKRLYESMLKIATS, from the coding sequence ATGATTTTAATTTACTCACATAAAATAACGCCTAGAGTTCGCTATATTTTTAAACATATAGTAACAAGAACGCTATTGATTCCTGTGAGTTTTACAAGTAAAGTAGAAGAGTTTGTTGCACATAATGGGCCTAAAATTAGTTATACAAAAACGCCTTTAGGAAATGAGTTTTTTATAAAAAGTAACGATTTGTTGTTTGAGCAAGGAGTGAATGATTTAGAGATAATCATTAACAAATGGGATAATGTGCCTTGCTTTTTTGCCACCAATGTAAAATCTTCTATTCCTTTCGATATTTTTGCAGCCAGTTTTTATCTTATTTCACGTTATGAAGAATATTTACCTCATGTAAAAGATATTCATGGAAGGTTCACAGCAGAACAAAGTCTGGCTTTTAAAAAAGGATTTTTAGAAAAACCTGTAGTCGATATTTGGGCATTTAAATTCCTGCAAGTTTTAAAAGAGAATTTTCCAGATTATGAATATAGCAGAAGAAGCTATAATTATATTTCTACTGTAGATATAGACAATGCTTTTGCGTATAAAAACAAAAGTTTTGTGAGAAGTGTAGGTGGTTTTTTAAATGATATATTCAGATTTAGAATTCTAAATGTAATCAGCAGGCTTGCTGTTAATTTAAATATAAAAGCAGACCCTTATAACACCTTCGATCAATTTTTAGCTTTAAAGAAAAAATACAAGGTTAAAACCATTTTCTTTTTCTTAGTTGGCGATTATACCACTTTTGATACCAATGTTTCTGTTGCTAAAAGCAAGTACAGATTGCTTATTAAAGAAATGGTAGATTATGCAAGAGTTGGTCTGCATCCTTCTTATTTTTCGATGCAAAACTCAGCCTTAATAAAAAAAGAAAAAGAACGTTTAGAGGGTATTACAAACACACCACTAAAAAGTTCTAGACAACATTATTTACGTTTTAGTTTACCAGAAACCTATCAACTTTTAATAGATTTAGAAATAGAGGAAGATTATTCAATGGGTTATGCAAGTAATGTAGGTTTTAGAGCTGGTACTTGTACCCCCTTTTATTTTTACGATTTAGATTTTGAAATTCAAACTCCTTTAAAGGTTTTTCCATTTGCTTTAATGGATACCACTTTAAACGATTATATGAAACTTACCCCAAAACAATCTTTGGGTAGAATAAGAGATTTAAGAAATGAGGTAAAAGCTGTAAATGGTACATTTATTACTTTATTTCATAATGAAACTTTAAGCGATTATTTACGTTGGAAAGGTTGGAAACGTTTGTACGAATCTATGCTTAAAATTGCAACATCTTAG
- a CDS encoding GNAT family N-acetyltransferase gives MIRYLERTAIDEEKYNLCIEKSLQSRLSAYTWYLDIVAENWSVLVLEDYKAVMPICWRKKGFVKYVYPPFWVLELGVFSAEEAIDFQQFYKVLFSKFKFAESKLNTCNNIQQKTSFLVTRQMQILNISDDADKILESFRKDRKKDLQKAEKAELQVKWNDDPKKLIQLFKNNVGQRTPFLVEKDYSNLLQLLTICIEKKVGEVLSIYNSDNDLVASGFFLKHKNTVTILVSSTDFNFRKNGENTFLIHTAIQKYHNQYQFFNFGGSSMESIANYFLSFGAKTKEYQQIKYNNLPSLLKKIKG, from the coding sequence ATGATTAGGTATTTAGAAAGAACAGCTATAGATGAAGAAAAATATAATCTTTGTATAGAGAAATCTTTACAGAGTAGGCTTTCTGCGTACACTTGGTATTTAGATATTGTTGCAGAAAACTGGTCTGTTTTAGTATTAGAAGATTATAAAGCTGTTATGCCTATTTGTTGGCGTAAAAAAGGTTTTGTAAAATATGTGTATCCACCTTTTTGGGTATTGGAATTAGGTGTTTTTTCAGCTGAAGAGGCTATCGATTTTCAACAGTTTTATAAAGTGTTATTTTCGAAATTTAAATTTGCAGAAAGTAAATTAAATACTTGTAATAATATTCAGCAAAAGACTTCTTTTTTAGTCACTAGGCAAATGCAAATCCTAAATATAAGTGATGATGCTGATAAAATACTAGAGAGTTTTAGAAAGGACAGAAAAAAGGACTTGCAAAAAGCTGAGAAAGCAGAACTACAGGTAAAATGGAATGATGATCCTAAAAAGTTAATACAATTATTTAAGAATAATGTTGGACAAAGAACACCTTTCTTAGTAGAGAAAGACTATTCTAATTTATTACAATTATTAACCATTTGCATTGAAAAAAAAGTAGGAGAGGTGTTGTCTATTTACAATAGTGATAATGATTTGGTAGCTTCAGGATTTTTCTTAAAACATAAAAATACAGTAACAATATTAGTATCTTCTACCGATTTTAATTTTAGAAAAAATGGCGAAAATACATTTCTGATTCATACTGCTATTCAGAAGTATCATAACCAATATCAATTCTTTAATTTTGGAGGTTCTTCTATGGAAAGTATCGCTAATTATTTTTTAAGTTTTGGAGCAAAAACGAAAGAATATCAGCAAATAAAATACAATAATTTACCTAGTTTATTAAAAAAAATTAAGGGTTAG
- a CDS encoding asparagine synthase family protein, whose product MLTNKNIYLKFNLGFKWYSSKSIAVKGYFYVDDVFYEKEEALNYLDKNLTHNNRKDIFERLNGVFTILISEGDHLEMVCDVTRLFPLFYTIKNDILFVSDDIQLLKSKIKTNQFDKLSKLEFKASNHTHCNKTLLKNIFQLEASKYLIFNKINILNNQFLFHYSIKKESSNSFKKLKSEAIQTIESTFLRFLKSINNKTILLPLSGGFDSRLLAVFLKKHNYKNVICFTYGRKQNFEVENSKKTAKQLGYKWFFIEYSTELIANFLETNEFLEYAHFAGKYSSMPYLQEYFAVKYLKEELNVPNDSIVVPGFAGDFLGGSEYNKVSTNLKTEKIADAILNIKLNNFKVSNSEKSKLKEVMENNVLKIDKRYETKIPSTVFEDYVLKERIAKYIFNSASYYLYFGFEVRFPYWDLELLNFFKELPIQYKKMKKFYDDVLTSEYFEKHKVNFENEIQPKSSDLVKQRIKDKIKPLLTDSLKAKILKKHDWNNYEPITKQMLLQIKQNGLNVNRSYKDYNEIISQWYIYFCENKLQN is encoded by the coding sequence TTGCTTACCAATAAAAATATTTACTTAAAGTTTAACCTCGGTTTCAAATGGTATAGCTCAAAATCTATAGCTGTAAAAGGTTATTTTTATGTTGATGATGTTTTCTATGAAAAAGAGGAAGCGTTAAATTATTTAGATAAGAATCTAACACATAATAACAGAAAAGATATTTTTGAACGCTTAAATGGTGTTTTTACTATATTAATTTCTGAAGGAGACCATTTAGAAATGGTTTGTGATGTTACTAGACTTTTTCCTTTATTTTATACAATTAAAAATGACATTCTATTTGTTAGCGATGATATTCAACTTTTGAAATCAAAAATTAAAACCAATCAATTTGATAAACTTTCAAAGTTAGAATTTAAAGCATCTAATCATACTCATTGTAACAAAACTCTTTTAAAAAATATTTTTCAATTAGAAGCTAGTAAATACCTCATATTTAATAAAATCAACATATTAAATAATCAATTTTTATTTCATTATTCTATTAAAAAAGAAAGTTCAAATAGTTTTAAAAAACTAAAATCTGAGGCTATTCAAACAATAGAGAGCACCTTTCTACGTTTTCTAAAATCTATAAATAACAAAACTATTTTACTACCTTTAAGTGGTGGTTTCGATTCTAGATTGTTAGCTGTATTTCTGAAAAAACACAACTACAAAAACGTAATTTGCTTTACTTATGGTAGAAAACAAAATTTTGAGGTAGAGAATTCTAAAAAAACAGCCAAACAACTAGGATATAAGTGGTTCTTTATTGAGTACTCTACTGAATTAATTGCAAATTTTTTAGAAACAAACGAATTTTTAGAATATGCTCATTTTGCTGGCAAATATTCATCTATGCCATATTTACAAGAATATTTCGCTGTAAAGTATTTAAAAGAGGAACTTAATGTTCCTAATGATTCTATTGTTGTACCAGGTTTTGCTGGCGATTTTTTAGGTGGTAGTGAGTACAATAAAGTTTCTACAAATCTTAAAACAGAAAAAATAGCTGATGCTATTTTAAATATTAAACTAAATAATTTTAAAGTATCTAATTCTGAAAAATCTAAATTAAAAGAAGTGATGGAAAATAATGTACTAAAGATAGATAAAAGATACGAAACTAAAATTCCATCAACAGTTTTTGAAGATTATGTACTAAAAGAAAGAATTGCAAAATACATATTCAATTCAGCCAGCTATTATCTCTATTTTGGTTTCGAAGTTCGGTTTCCTTATTGGGATTTAGAACTTTTAAACTTTTTTAAAGAGCTACCTATTCAGTATAAAAAAATGAAAAAGTTTTATGATGATGTTCTTACTTCTGAATACTTTGAAAAACACAAAGTGAATTTTGAAAATGAAATTCAACCAAAAAGTTCTGATTTAGTTAAACAACGAATTAAAGATAAAATCAAACCACTTTTAACTGATTCTTTAAAAGCAAAAATCTTAAAAAAACACGATTGGAATAATTACGAACCAATTACAAAACAAATGCTTCTACAAATAAAACAAAATGGTTTAAATGTTAATAGAAGTTATAAAGACTACAATGAAATTATTTCTCAGTGGTATATTTATTTCTGTGAGAATAAATTACAAAACTAA
- a CDS encoding lipopolysaccharide biosynthesis protein, which produces MTLITGSALSQVVIYASILLLTRLFSAELFGIYVLFSSATIILKPLATLQFEFSIVLPKKDEDAINLFAFSTLILILYCFLLLFIIVIFKIEILAFFNISSLSSFIYLLPLNVFLFGLISNFDYWNNRNDNFKAISKGLLVKSSTMSATQIATGYSTYATIGLIPGMLLGHLLQLVYLLKTSFNSIQVLSKKVSLSKMILLAKKYKDIPIFNSIINLTNNLSNELPVLLITKYFGLTSSGIYGLAVKFMRAPIGVVQQSVNQVFFNKATKIYNDQGNLYELVLKTAKHLLVISVVIFSPLLILSFYLEFLFGEGWTNVGLYARILIPWLFFAFLSNPLNSLILILNKQKTMVVLDLTLLVFRFLALFSGYYFYNNIIIALALFSIVGMIFNIVIFIYLLQTSKEKKIAYQ; this is translated from the coding sequence TTGACATTAATTACGGGCTCTGCTTTAAGTCAGGTTGTTATTTATGCCTCTATTTTATTACTTACTAGATTATTTTCTGCAGAGCTGTTTGGTATTTATGTACTCTTCTCTTCAGCCACAATAATTCTAAAACCTTTGGCTACCTTACAATTCGAATTTTCGATTGTTTTACCTAAAAAGGATGAAGATGCTATTAATTTATTTGCTTTTTCTACATTGATCTTAATTTTGTATTGCTTTCTTTTATTGTTCATCATCGTAATTTTTAAAATTGAAATCTTAGCATTTTTTAATATATCATCTCTATCAAGCTTTATTTACTTACTACCATTGAATGTTTTTCTATTTGGATTAATTTCTAATTTCGATTATTGGAATAATAGAAATGATAATTTTAAAGCCATATCTAAAGGTCTTTTGGTAAAATCATCTACTATGAGTGCCACACAAATAGCAACTGGATATTCAACCTATGCCACTATTGGGTTGATACCTGGAATGCTTTTGGGTCACTTATTACAATTGGTGTATTTACTAAAAACATCTTTTAATAGTATACAAGTTTTATCTAAAAAGGTATCTCTCTCTAAGATGATTTTGTTGGCAAAAAAGTATAAAGACATTCCTATTTTTAATTCTATCATTAACCTTACCAATAACCTCTCTAATGAATTGCCTGTTTTATTGATTACAAAATATTTTGGCTTAACCAGTTCAGGAATTTATGGTTTAGCAGTAAAGTTTATGAGAGCACCTATTGGTGTTGTACAACAATCTGTTAACCAAGTGTTTTTTAATAAAGCAACCAAAATCTATAATGACCAAGGAAATTTATACGAACTTGTTTTAAAAACTGCCAAGCACCTATTGGTAATTAGTGTAGTAATTTTTAGTCCTTTATTAATCTTATCATTTTACTTAGAATTCCTTTTTGGAGAAGGTTGGACAAATGTTGGTTTATATGCAAGGATTTTAATTCCATGGTTATTTTTTGCTTTTTTAAGCAATCCTTTAAACTCATTAATATTGATTTTAAACAAGCAAAAAACAATGGTTGTTTTAGACCTTACTTTACTTGTATTTCGATTTTTAGCATTATTTAGTGGTTACTATTTTTATAATAATATTATTATAGCTTTAGCCTTATTTTCTATAGTAGGCATGATTTTTAATATTGTTATCTTTATCTATCTACTGCAAACATCAAAAGAAAAAAAGATTGCTTACCAATAA